ATTAATTTACGCTAGTCAACAGAGTAAGTAGTGATCGAAGGGTACCTCATTGCGGCTGTTGACGACGGCCGGCGCCACCACCACTACGGGCCACGGGTGAAGGCGCAGCGGGAACGACGACGATGCATGCTGGTTGAGCGGGAGCGAGGCGACGGAGTTGAGCCGCCAGGGCTCGCGTGAGAGGAAAAGAGGTGATTGGAAAAAGAGTGATtccaatttctaatttctaaatgaACTTCGTGTGATGATTCTAATATTCTAATGAAATGATTGTGATTCTAATTTACAAACAAGACCAAGCCCTAATTACAAAAACCATTCAAAATTCTTTCCCATAATACACTTATACCACCTATACTACTCATCTATACCAGGTTAACATTTTAGTAGTATATACAAGTAATCTGAGCCGTCGGATGCTCCTTTTCCAACACTAGTGTAGCCTAGTATAAGACACCGGAAAAGACCTCACATTTTGTGTCTTCTGAAGATGTGGCTCCACTAATTGCTGAGCATATGTCGATTTCTCAGCAACCTGTCCAATTGACAAATAGAGTCAACTGGTGCATTTAGAAATAATTTGTCTATGAATCATTGCAGAATTAAAAACACACTGGGAATCATCAGTTACTAAACACGCAAACAAAATAACCTTTTGCATCAGAGGACCAAGCACAGGTTTCCCATGGACCTGCCATTTGGCAGATGCTACTTCCTGCAAATGCATAATTGAACTAAATTTTAAGCTGAAAGCTACTAGAATTCTGCTAATTCGATGCATGAGCCCACCAACCTGACAGCGCACAACACGTACTGCAAGCCAATGTGGAAGCCACATGGCATGAACCTGAAAACAACACATACTGCCTTGATGAATAATGGAAACACCAGGCAACAAAGAAATCCTAGTATGTTTGAAATCAGACGAATTCCTAACTAAAACTAAATGATTCTGATACCTTCAGCCTTCAGTTTTGCTTCCTTTTCTAGTTCAGAGAGTTTATCCTGGGCAAATTAAACCACATGATACCCGTTCGTTCAAAACATCGCATAGAACACAGAGTTTTTCTGAGGACTCTACGATGCACAGAATCAACATGCTAGAGTGGTAGAGTGTGAGAGTCTGTCATCCAACCTGTGCATTCTGAAGTCTGTCATCGAGGTCCTTAATTTTCTTCCTCTGCTCAACATTAATATTCTCTGCCTGAAAAATGATGTATATTGCGGTATATTTTGTGAACAAACTAACACTACATCACATATTCATATCCCAGCATACTATAACATGTACTTACATGCTCCAACTTGCGGCTGAATTCATGCCAGTTTTTTTCTGCTTCAGTAGCCCGGGCTTCTAATGATTCTCCTTTTCTAACCTGATCTTCCAAATCACTACCCAACCTCTCAATCTGTTTGTATTAAAAATTAGTCCACAGCCCCCTTTTTTGGAACATGAACTGCTACTGTAAATGTTTTTTTTCGACGAATTGCTACCGTAAATATGATTCTGTTACCTGCTTTTCAAGCATATCAACATTCGTGTTTGCCTTCATCACAGACTCATCATCAGCCACATTTAACTTCTGATTTGACAGTGTAAAAGAGAAAGATTAAGGCCACAGAATTGCACAGTTCACACAAACGAGAATAAATGGGAGGAACGATGCATAATTGAGGCTAAAAAGGACAATTCAGATTACACCATAATCATAAGTAGCACAACCTCTATGCAACGACTTTATGCTCTACCATTAGGCCATATGGATGTCACACTGATTAGGCAACAGCGACTACAAGATTAGGCATCACTAATCCTGAAGATAAAGAAGAGAAAGTCTTATCCTCTCACCTGCAGAAGTTCTAGTTCGCCTACCAGTGCTGCCATCTGTGCCGTCCTCTCCCTGACGATACTCTCAAGCTGCGAGGTCTCCTCTTTCCTCCTCCTGATCTCATCCTCTAAAGCCAAATAACTTAATTCTTTCAGCCAGTAAACAAGGAATTAGGTAACTCTTTCCATGCACAGCTAAGAGAATCTCAACAAGAAACAACATGTAACCAGTCTGCTCTTACTGAAACAGCCCAGTTCTAGCAGTAATAGCTGCTAATTCTTTATCACACCAGCAACCCATTGTACGACTTAGAAATTTCAGGGTGACTTTGAAGTTCGAAAGTCATGTAAAAGTTAACCATCATCAATTTCAGACAGACACTAGAGATGGTGCTTCTATGATTGTATCCATATAACAAGAATAAAGAAGGTCAAAATGACGACAATTAGTTAAAAAGAACACGTGAAGGCTCAGTGACCCACCTAAGGAAGCGACCTTGGACTTGAGCATCTGAATTTCCTGTTCCTGCTCTGGCGACGCGTCGCACTGAGCTCGGACAAAGCAGAGGCAGAGGATTGCGGCAGCGATTGGAGCCTTGCGATTTGCCATGGTTCAATTCCTTGCTCCAGATTCCTCTTCGACTCACTGCAACTGTTCTTCCGGTAACACCCTGCCTTTCAGGGCCTGTAGCCTGGGTGCCTGCGCGGGCTTCGCTCCAACAGATTttagcgggagcggcgggcgtcggttTGCGAATTCGCTTGCAAGTGCTTTTCTCTGTCTGCTACGTGGGGTCCGCAGCTCCCTGGTCCCTTGCCGTACACGTGGCAAAGGTAGGCCGCACACGTGGCCTCCCGCGGCGTGGAACGCCACGACACGTCGTGCACGGAGGGACACGGCCGAACAGACACCGGGCGCCGATCATGACGACTCGTGCGTGACGCGAAAGCCACGACGGCTTCGGGAGCGGTGCCGGTGAGCATTTTGTTGCCCCCGTCTCCGTCTTCCAAGGGAAGTTCTTCGAGGTGTTTGACGCAAAATTGACCGAAATCTGGCGGCGCAAGGGCCCAGAAGGCCCAAATTCCCAAAAGGCCACAGCAATCGCAGCGACGTGCCGCCGCCCCCTGGTCTGgacttttttatattttttattttacgaaTTTGCACAAATAAATAGGCGATCCAAAAATATGCAGAAATAGACCTCTGCTGCGGGATCAAACAACGGTAAAGGGCTACCGCCGTCTCAATCGGCGGTAAAAGAAGCTACCGCCGGGTGAAACGGCGGTCTTCCCGCGTCCGCCACGTCAGCTGGCAAATCCGCTTACTGCCCTCTAATCCGGTAGGTGGCACACGGTTTGCAGCGGCGTGTGGGATGAGACTGTTACTGCCGTTCCATCCGGCGGTATCCGCTTTCCGCCGGATGAGCGGGTGGTTACAGGCTCCACCATTTCAAACAACAGGAGTGGGATAGCTACCGCTGGCTGATTCGGCGGTAGCTGCCCTGCGTCTTAAAAGTCGTGGAGCGGCCACCCTGGGCGCACGCACGCCATTTTCTTCCGCGCCCAGAACCGAGCGAGAGAGGAGGGAGCCGAGGGGCGCtcgggagagaggaggaagaaagggagggaggagaagagagagaaagggagggagggagagggaggaaggagaggaggggaggggagtagGGTGGAGATTGAAGCCCAGATATTCGCTTCGTTTGAGGTATTATTATTGATCCCCTAGTTTAGCTTAACTCCTAGTTGATAGATGTAGTAGTTGATGTAGTAGCTATACAAATGGTGTAGTGTTAATTAGTAGATGAAATCTAAGTGTTGATATGagatatagaaaaatataggttaGTTGGCATATTTTGTATAGGTATTCAGAATGTAGGTGTTTTAGAGGTTAGTTGAAATTATTacatttagttataattttcataaattttgttcaggtcgtgcatatctttatatatgttttcagaATGTAGGGGTGTttagggttagttaaatttagtaatatttagtaatgGTTTCTGTTAATGTCGTGTATATTGATCgggtaaaataaaataaatttgttCATATATTTAGATAACTCTAAAATTGTTATTATTGGCAATGCTCGAGTTACCGTATGTTGaaatgtaggtgttgttggagttaGTTAAATTAAGTACATGAGAGTAATAATATCTATTCGTGTCGTGTAAACTGACAGGCATGTCGGAAACTTTATTTTTCCAAGTATTCTATGGTCGGgagaggttagatatggtccagaaggggtagatttgtctgaatttcAGTCGTTTTGCAAATAATTACCAAGAGAGGACTTGGACTTCAATATGCAACTAGCTATTTAAGGCTTTTgatcttgatagagatcaagtggagCTGTCTATTAGGGCTGTAATGAGGTTACGGCCGCTTGATgccgcttgaaggaacccagaACTGGAGGGTCTATGTAAATGGTTGTACTAAGCGTGGTTTACCGCTGATATTGTTTGTCGAAGTGTTCTGGAAGATTGGGTCTAGTAGTTAGATGCAAGAAGAAGTGAGAGGTGTTGAAGTTAGAGTCGAGGAAGGTGTGGAGAGTATTGATGGGCAAAATCAAAAAGATAatgaagatggggtagaagaagGAGATGTAGAGGATGAAGATGCAACCTGTGAGCCAAATGGCGAgactgatgagggggaagacatccttgagttagttgagcaggtggagaggaaagaagaagaggccAGTGGTgtcatggatgatgactcgtcggatgaggatgatgctaaTCCTGTCCCGCAGAACTGGTCAACTTATGACCATTCCAACCTACAAGTCAATGTAGGGGAGAATGTCCCTTGGGAGCGCAGGGAGAATAAGGTTTGTGTGggtgctttgtaccctagtggggatgaggtgaaggaGCTGTGAAGCGATGgtccactttatctttgcaacggtagttcagggtggtgaagagcaacccgATATTAtatgatgtgtgttgtgtcAGAAGCAATTGCCCATTTagggtgcacgcatacaaggggaagtggaaggattactgaGAGGTGACTAGAATGGTGGAGCACGAATgcttgctggatgaattggaaggacAACACCACAACttcactgctgattttgttgctcaatacatgtatcctcagatagtggagaatcctaGGTACGAGCCTAAGTCGATTGTTTGTGTCAtggaggagaagttcaagtataAGATTAGCTACCATAAAGCTTACCGAGCCAAGCAGTACTTGGACTAGTCTCAGTACACAGTTTTATTGCACAGTTACCTAGACTGAGAACTAGGTAACTGTGCCAGATGAATGTCATGAGGATGAAACTTCTCTCTCATATGATGAAACTTCTGCTATTAATTATCTTGTcaagtcagcaattttgctgatgtggtattGAATTTAATGCCATGAAACTCTCATGAAACTTCCCATTAAGACTGACCTTATGAGAAAGGAGGTGACTACCTGATTGGTTTGTAGAATCTGTTATAAATAAACTTTACACCAGATCACTAAACTTGTCACAAGAGGCTAATTAGGTACCTCGAGTTAGTGAGATCTCGAGCACTACGGGCCTGTTTGCTTCAGACCCTAGGAGACCTGCCTGATCCAGGCAGCAACACCAGGTGTTGGATTTTGAGCGCCTGAGGTCGGATGGTGCTGCCAAACAAGCCCTACTAACCCCAAGTCTTTTAATTTGGCAACCGCCATTTGTCCACCAGCGCTTCTGGCGTTTCCCATTGGATTTGTGCTTGAAACTTAGAGGAGAATCAAGGCAAATTACAGATGAATAAAGTTCAATGCTTGGTTGGGGTTTTCAGTTCAGTGGTTGAGTTGGGACACTAGTGTCCAATATGTTACATTGATATCTTCTACTAATCAACTATTCTTATGTTGCTTTTAGCCTGAAGTGATAGTGTTGGTgtttctacatttttttttgtctggaACGCAGGATAAACCAGTAATAATTTCCTATGATCATCTTGCATGGAACATAAATTATATCAGCTTTTCTTAGAGTTCAACCGTGCTTTAATATTTCCGAGGAAAGCTTCTCTAACTTTTGTGTACCACATGCATATATCTTCTGCATTGTTGGTTAGAGTTGTACGACTTCTTTTGCTCATAAATCAGAATGCAAAGCAAATCGGCAATCTACCAGGCTACCATAGTGTTTTGGAGATGCCGTTCTGGAGTTCCATTTCTAGTATTTTGATGTAGCAAGTAGCATGTTTTCAtgtttttttcatattttacgGGATGACCACATAAATCtcaaaagaattttttttccttacatTTTTGTTCTTATTGCTCAACCTTGTCACTTCATCATTTTCTTACGGGATGATTTCCATTTTCTAACAAGATAACACTCTTTGTCATCACTTCATCAATTTTTGTGAAGATAACATGCAAGTTTCGTATTTGTTGACCATTTTTTATCTCCCAGGGTGCTATCTCAGGAAGCAAGGTAATATGGTTCCtgacttcctttttttttctctttccaaTAAATTATtttgcatacacatatatgactCTCATATAGCCTTCTTAATTTCTCTAGTGATATGAATATTGGAGTTAATTTCTACACTATTTCAGTTTATCACTGTCTAGCAAGCAGTATTAGCAAGGTAAAACATGCAACATAATTTGCATACAGCTTTGGAACACGATTTGTGAAATTTCCTTACCATGTTGACATCTTTCTTTGTATACTGGTTTTCAGATCTCTTATTGTTATTGCAAATAATATAGACAGATGAAAGCATTTCACCCTGCTTAGAAAATGTACAGATCAAGTAGTAGAAACAGCCTGTGCTTTGGTAAGAATAAATCAAGTTCATGATCATGAAGGGGACATAATATCAATAACTGTACATAGCATCTCCTGGTCTGCAATCAAGGCATATATGGTCTGCAATCATATGATATTTGTGTTTAAAGTTATTCTTTGTTTGCGTGCATGAATTATGGCTAGCCTGACTGCAAGAGCAAGATGTAGACACTAACCAAATTCATGTTCTCTACAGGTATGTAAGTGAAAGTAATATGGCTTGGGAATAGTAGATGTATTGATGCAAAGCACCGGGGTTACATATATAGGCTAGGGTCTCCAGAGTTTATAGAAACACCACCAATCAAGAGATCCTAGCCTAAT
This portion of the Setaria viridis chromosome 7, Setaria_viridis_v4.0, whole genome shotgun sequence genome encodes:
- the LOC117862838 gene encoding uncharacterized protein isoform X2, which translates into the protein MANRKAPIAAAILCLCFVRAQCDASPEQEQEIQMLKSKVASLEDEIRRRKEETSQLESIVRERTAQMAALVGELELLQKLNVADDESVMKANTNVDMLEKQIERLGSDLEDQVRKGESLEARATEAEKNWHEFSRKLEHAENINVEQRKKIKDLDDRLQNAQDKLSELEKEAKLKAEGSCHVASTLACSTCCALSGSSICQMAGPWETCAWSSDAKGC
- the LOC117862838 gene encoding uncharacterized protein isoform X1; translated protein: MANRKAPIAAAILCLCFVRAQCDASPEQEQEIQMLKSKVASLEDEIRRRKEETSQLESIVRERTAQMAALVGELELLQKLNVADDESVMKANTNVDMLEKQIERLGSDLEDQVRKGESLEARATEAEKNWHEFSRKLEHAENINVEQRKKIKDLDDRLQNAQDKLSELEKEAKLKAEGSCHVASTLACSTCCALSGSSICQMAGPWETCAWSSDAKGYFVCVFSN